In Rhinoraja longicauda isolate Sanriku21f chromosome 6, sRhiLon1.1, whole genome shotgun sequence, the following proteins share a genomic window:
- the atmin gene encoding ATM interactor, with protein MAAACAHAGCERDNGSSPPTRSLSAPPQQQQQQAAGPPASQLIRPSVSELSREVRTNILCTVTGCGKVLPNPPALGMHLAKSHRVQGCSLNPTVKKDLKSSVQKVYCCPIEGCPRGPNRPFSQFALVKQHFMKIHAEKKHKCDKCNNSYGTEWDLKRHTEDCGRIFQCTCGCPYASRPALLSHIYRTGHEIPAEHREPPCKKRKSEWLNQIHLNNIAKKQETQSVQEAVEINKGTCTEHSRGDISNNQPPAPVKQIQKLLLPKPKAALVKLPIMHLTPLPVLLSSGMSMDNSVKSIVVAVDNQGSVVNTMQVLPTSVGTLIPTVETKPLNFKGGVPTSKMPSIMMVKPVSTAVQVNMDSPFASNHGLQSLGDLGQKNKYISMNVQTDISYLAQSTPPESLNMYCAPESTVSACAQTVLSFGAQVLLPVSVQTQTFQPDSKITTSISAQTDPFGQSSFPLCNVSRKAQTLVNSDQEKDPTVQTLINASNHEAIFDHSLVTSCSVCRQTQTTFAREAMGTDHRLSYNNDALLQNSNKSAVDFHIQSTLLQQNAMTDNQTQTINLFNDLENILSESIAEHSLEHRGLLSDASNVSAESMTGSQSQNAGIDFDIEEFLSASNIQTQTEENEFGTLQTESALESLDIETQTDFLFSDNPALVYNSRRPSSYLGLEMFDTQTQTDFTFSLDSSPHLPLDSILKQPSFSLNVESSGTETQTDDLLGRNNFSSTIESQVQLNCVETQTASSSSENLGSLFFTSNETQTVIDDFLLADMAWKPMECHFSSVETQTCDELVSFFENATKSTN; from the exons ATGGCGGCAGCGTGTGCGCATGCAGGCTGCGAGCGGGATAACGGCTCATCGCCCCCGACCCGCTCCCTGTCCGCGCCGCcacaacagcaacaacagcaggCGGCCGGTCCGCCGGCCTCTCAGCTCATCCGGCCGTCGGTCAGCGAGCTGAGTCGGGAGGTGCGGACCAACATCTTGTGCACGGTGACGGGCTGCGGCAAGGTGCTGCCCAACCCGCCGGCCCTCGGCATGCACCTCGCCAAATCCCACAGGGTGCAG GGTTGCAGCCTTAACCCAACTGTTAAGAAGGATTTGAAATCTTCTGTTCAGAAAGTATACTGCTGCCCCATTGAAGGTTGTCCAAGAGGACCAAACAGGCCATTTTCTCAATTTGCCCTTGTTAAGCAA cactttatgaaaaTTCATGCTGAAAAGAAACACAAGTGTGACAAATGTAATAATTCGTATGGGACAGAATGGGACTTAAAGCGACATACCGAGGACTGTGGTCGTATTTTCCAGTGCACTTGTGGCTGTCCTTATGCCAGCAGACCAGCACTGTTGTCCCATATTTACAGAACTGGACATGAAATCCCAGCAGAACATCG GGAACCACCATGCAAGAAGAGGAAAAGTGAATGGTTAAATCAGATTCATTTGAACAACATTGCAAAAAAGCAGGAAACCCAGTCAGTGCAAGAGGCGGTGGAGATAAACAAGGGAACCTGCACTGAACACTCTCGTGGAGATATCAGCAATAACCAACCTCCGGCTCCTGTAAAACAAATTCAGAAATTGTTGTTGCCAAAGCCCAAAGCTGCACTTGTCAAGCTTCCTATTATGCACTTAACACCTTTACCAGTTCTTTTATCTTCAGGCATGTCCATGGATAATTCTGTCAAGTCCATTGTTGTTGCTGTTGACAATCAAGGATCTGTTGTGAATACAATGCAAGTTTTGCCTACATCAGTGGGAACTCTGATACCAACAGTTGAGACAAAACCATTGAATTTTAAAGGTGGCGTGCCCACCTCTAAGATGCCCAGCATCATGATGGTCAAACCCGTCAGCACTGCAGTGCAAGTTAACATGGATTCACCTTTTGCCAGTAATCATGGATTACAATCACTCGGAGACCTGGGTCAAAAGAACAAATACATTTCTATGAACGTTCAGACAGACATATCGTACCTTGCACAGAGCACACCACCGGAATCTCTAAATATGTACTGTGCTCCAGAGAGCACTGTGTCAGCCTGTGCACAAACAGTTTTGAGTTTTGGTGCTCAAGTATTGCTCCCTGTAAGTGTACAAACACAAACATTTCAACCAGACTCCAAAATCACCACGTCAATAAGTGCTCAGACAGATCCTTTTGGTCAGTCCAGTTTCCCATTATGTAATGTTTCCAGGAAAGCTCAGACTTTAGTCAACTCTGATCAAGAGAAAGACCCTACAGTTCAAACACTAATTAACGCAAGTAATCACGAGGCGATTTTTGATCATTCTTTAGTTACTTCTTGCAGTGTCTGCAGGCAAACTCAAACTACTTTTGCCCGGGAAGCAATGGGAACGGACCATAGACTATCCTATAACAATGATGCTCTTTTACAGAACTCTAATAAGTCAGCTGTTGATTTTCACATTCAATCCACTTTACTTCAGCAGAACGCAATGACAGACAATCAAACTCAGACAATTAACCTTTTTAATGACTTAGAAAATATCTTATCTGAAAGCATAGCGGAACATTCGTTAGAACACCGGGGTCTTTTATCTGATGCCAGCAATGTTTCTGCAGAGAGTATGACCGGCAGCCAGTCGCAGAATGCGGGTATTGACTTTGACATTGAAGAATTTTTATCTGCAAGCAACATACAGACGCAGACGGAAGAAAATGAGTTTGGCACTTTACAGACAGAGTCTGCATTGGAATCTTTGGATATTGAAACTCAGACTGACTTTTTGTTTTCAGACAATCCTGCCCTGGTATACAACAGCAGGAGACCGTCCAGCTATTTAGGACTAGAAATGTTTGACACACAGACTCAAACAGACTTCACTTTCTCATTGGACAGCAGTCCACATCTACCTCTTGATAGCATTTTGAAACAGCCCAGTTTCTCCCTAAATGTGGAATCGTCTGGGACGGAAACCCAAACAGACGATTTGCTTGGTAGAAATAATTTCAGTAGTACCATTGAAAGCCAGGTTCAGTTAAACTGTGTTGAAACGCAGACAGCCAGTAGTTCCTCTGAAAACCTTGGCAGTCTTTTTTTCACTAGCAATGAAACACAGACGGTAATAGATGACTTTCTCCTGGCTGACATGGCGTGGAAACCGATGGAGTGccatttcagttcagttgagaCACAAACATGTGATGAACTAGTTTCCTTCTTTGAAAATGCTACTAAAAGCACCAATTGA
- the c6h16orf46 gene encoding uncharacterized protein C16orf46 homolog isoform X2, whose protein sequence is MDFRDEEVVDGNKKVFCESPGDDSNDNSDSDAAMSPTHSLHSWESERKLIDVLITLSEEDYEDEKSMDPFVLCGGWDDAVHGWRTDNLHSFIPMLKKINKSRNNSHCVVCAEMLPIVARKTGQHFKSFSNTFVYDFAEEDVSSNPEKTPPSQMHTFSSTVSQVQASKASKEIHTEDKTETEINPHKEKEYETILGTSQQMSVRKHFSLLPPVKMANDSETSAPSVKPGTNFSWGTQNGNPNMKIVSEALENSCSSATKYCLRTHCCNMGMLQCLRSKM, encoded by the exons ATGGACTTTCGGGACGAGGAAGTGGTTGACGGTAATAAAAAggtattttgtgaatctcctggaGATGACAGTAATGATAATAGTGACAGTGATGCAGCAATGAGCCCCACCCATTCTCTACATTCGTGGGAATCGGAAAGAAAACTCATTGATGTTCTGATCACACTTAGTGAGGAAGACTATGAAGATGAAAAGTCGATGGACCCGTTTGTCCTTTGTGGTGGATGGGATGATGCA GTGCATGGCTGGAGAACAGATAacctccattccttcattcccatgttgaaaaaaataaataaatcaagaaATAACAGTCACTGTGTGGtctgtgcagagatgctgcccatcgtCGCAAGGAAAACGGGCCAACATTTCAAATCATTTAGTAACACATTTGTGTATGATTTCGCAGAGGAGGATGTCAGCTCCAACCCAGAGAAAACTCCACCGAGCCAGATGCATACATTCAGCTCTACAGTTTCACAGGTGCAAGCAAGTAAGGCAAGCAAAGAAATTCATACTGAAGACAAGACAGAAACTGAAATTAATCCACATAAAGAAAAAGAGTATGAAACGATCCTGGGCACCAGTCAACAGATGTCCGTTAGAAAACATTTCTCCCTACTTCCACCTGTAAAAATGGCTAATGACAGTGAAACGTCGGCTCCGAGTGTCAAACCAGGGACAAATTTTAGTTggggaacacaaaatggcaacccgaATATGAAAATTGTGAGTGAGGCATTGGAGAACAGTTGCAGCAGTGCCACCAAATACTGCCTCAGGACCCATTGTTGTAACATGGGTATGCTACAG TGTCTCCGGAGTAAAATGTAA
- the c6h16orf46 gene encoding uncharacterized protein C16orf46 homolog isoform X1, with product MDFRDEEVVDGNKKVFCESPGDDSNDNSDSDAAMSPTHSLHSWESERKLIDVLITLSEEDYEDEKSMDPFVLCGGWDDAVHGWRTDNLHSFIPMLKKINKSRNNSHCVVCAEMLPIVARKTGQHFKSFSNTFVYDFAEEDVSSNPEKTPPSQMHTFSSTVSQVQASKASKEIHTEDKTETEINPHKEKEYETILGTSQQMSVRKHFSLLPPVKMANDSETSAPSVKPGTNFSWGTQNGNPNMKIVSEALENSCSSATKYCLRTHCCNMGMLQVSDIEKTAIAPLIGITRVINHWCWRHPLMQGNHNLFINGVPASKLKGCHSMGPRPLKITKHHTKNMKQDIPGKSAFSHSGSTDKSRIRQEVTGQNIFPMLPQPGPPPPSRPRIAVSVLPQRIL from the exons ATGGACTTTCGGGACGAGGAAGTGGTTGACGGTAATAAAAAggtattttgtgaatctcctggaGATGACAGTAATGATAATAGTGACAGTGATGCAGCAATGAGCCCCACCCATTCTCTACATTCGTGGGAATCGGAAAGAAAACTCATTGATGTTCTGATCACACTTAGTGAGGAAGACTATGAAGATGAAAAGTCGATGGACCCGTTTGTCCTTTGTGGTGGATGGGATGATGCA GTGCATGGCTGGAGAACAGATAacctccattccttcattcccatgttgaaaaaaataaataaatcaagaaATAACAGTCACTGTGTGGtctgtgcagagatgctgcccatcgtCGCAAGGAAAACGGGCCAACATTTCAAATCATTTAGTAACACATTTGTGTATGATTTCGCAGAGGAGGATGTCAGCTCCAACCCAGAGAAAACTCCACCGAGCCAGATGCATACATTCAGCTCTACAGTTTCACAGGTGCAAGCAAGTAAGGCAAGCAAAGAAATTCATACTGAAGACAAGACAGAAACTGAAATTAATCCACATAAAGAAAAAGAGTATGAAACGATCCTGGGCACCAGTCAACAGATGTCCGTTAGAAAACATTTCTCCCTACTTCCACCTGTAAAAATGGCTAATGACAGTGAAACGTCGGCTCCGAGTGTCAAACCAGGGACAAATTTTAGTTggggaacacaaaatggcaacccgaATATGAAAATTGTGAGTGAGGCATTGGAGAACAGTTGCAGCAGTGCCACCAAATACTGCCTCAGGACCCATTGTTGTAACATGGGTATGCTACAGGTCAGCGACATAGAAAAGACTGCAATAGCTCCACTTATTGGAATTACAAGGGTCATAAATCACTGGTGCTGGCGACACCCCTTAATGCAAGGCAACCATAATCTGTTCATCAATGGTGTGCCAGCCTCCAAACTAAAGGGATGCCACAGCATGGGCCCACGGCCTTTGAAAATAACAAAACATCACACAAAGAACATGAAGCAAGATATTCCTGGGAAATCTGCTTTCAGTCACAGTGGTTCTACTGATAAAAGTAGAATAAGGCAAGAAGTCACAGGGCAGAATATTTTCCCAATGCTCCCACAACCAGGCCCACCACCACCTTCCAGACCTAGAATAGCAGTCTCTGTATTGCCCCAGAGAATTTTATAG
- the mplkip gene encoding M-phase-specific PLK1-interacting protein yields MFRPMRQGFRSPPPVGPGVGPGSFPGAAQAAGGGGTYPWGFQTNAGTPPYGIRQRPFTKSPQQQQQGQGLSPYHQQHRYKSPSPGHQQPQSFRGRYSSPPYHPHSPGQASSQQPSPGSGHHRRYPGSPRTSTPFGGSGCILERQSPAPVELYYKASMLQDPWADLQPVSASDIDRQYSNPQAASAVKRGRYFS; encoded by the coding sequence ATGTTCCGCCCGATGAGGCAGGGTTTCCGCAGCCCGCCGCCTGTAGGCCCGGGTGTGGGCCCGGGCTCGTTCCCTGGCGCGGCGCAGGCCGCAGGCGGCGGAGGGACATATCCCTGGGGGTTCCAAACTAACGCCGGCACCCCGCCGTACGGAATCCGGCAGCGTCCCTTCACCAAGTCccctcagcagcagcagcaaggccAGGGCCTGTCGCCCTACCACCAACAGCACCGCTACAAGAGCCCGTCCCCCGGCCACCAGCAGCCGCAGAGTTTCAGAGGCCGCTACTCCTCGCCGCCTTATCACCCTCACTCCCCGGGTCAAGCATCGTCTCAACAGCCTTCCCCCGGTTCGGGGCATCACCGGCGTTACCCGGGTTCGCCCAGGACGTCGACTCCTTTCGGCGGGAGCGGCTGCATCCTGGAGAGGCAATCGCCGGCGCCTGTGGAGCTGTACTACAAAGCTTCCATGCTGCAGGACCCGTGGGCTGACCTGCAGCCCGTCTCCGCCTCTGACATCGACCGGCAGTACAGCAacccgcaggcagccagcgcagTCAAAAGGGGCAGGTACTTCAGCTAA
- the LOC144594352 gene encoding protein phosphatase 1 regulatory subunit 3E — MEKPAVHSSLCIPRNFSCMAELYGSLGEECAGAGLDGGNDCHPMCQHQERSREGGFPSPGQRRRAKSLPAPADRSGTSLEKASACRASRKSVRFADSLGLELTTIRHFCDADMPQIPHRVMARLMKERPERMLPANMMDILLDNAAHTLEPMFINPASCLGFLERVKTDKVCLETISTDHFSILGLIRVSNISYEKQVLVRYTLNQWISYVDIGASHNAHSADGQTDTFSFKLVTPLFLDTGGTLQFAIRYSVAGQEFWDNNKGHDYHVLSHKVKVSPPKDWENGWIHFI; from the coding sequence ATGGAGAAGCCGGCGGTGCATTCGAGTCTGTGCATCCCGCGGAACTTCAGTTGCATGGCGGAGCTGTACGGCAGTTTGGGCGAGGAATGTGCCGGCGCCGGTCTGGATGGAGGGAACGATTGTCACCCCATGTGCCAGCATCAAGAGAGGAGCCGAGAAGGCGGCTTTCCCAGCCCGGGTCAGCGCAGGAGGGCCAAGTCGCTGCCGGCTCCCGCCGACCGGAGCGGCACCTCCCTGGAGAAAGCCAGCGCCTGCCGAGCCAGCAGGAAGAGCGTCCGCTTCGCAGACTCCTTGGGGCTGGAGCTGACCACCATCAGGCACTTCTGCGACGCCGACATGCCCCAGATCCCTCACCGGGTGATGGCCAGGCTGATGAAAGAACGACCCGAGCGAATGCTGCCCGCCAACATGATGGACATCCTGCTGGACAACGCCGCACACACCCTGGAACCCATGTTCATCAACCCGGCCAGTTGTCTCGGCTTCCTGGAGAGGGTCAAGACGGACAAGGTGTGCTTGGAGACCATCTCCACCGACCACTTCAGTATCCTGGGGCTCATCAGGGTCTCCAACATCTCTTACGAGAAGCAGGTGTTGGTCAGATACACCCTCAACCAGTGGATATCATACGTGGACATTGGAGCCAGCCACAACGCGCACTCTGCCGACGGCCAGACCGACACCTTCTCCTTCAAACTGGTCACCCCGCTTTTTCTGGACACGGGCGGCACTCTCCAGTTCGCCATCCGCTACTCAGTAGCAGGTCAAGAGTTCTGGGACAACAACAAAGGCCACGACTATCATGTACTAAGCCACAAGGTCAAAGTGTCCCCGCCCAAGGACTGGGAGAACGGCTGGATTCACTTCATTTGA